In Desulfobacterales bacterium, a single window of DNA contains:
- a CDS encoding protein GlmU encodes MKSENRMLVETLIRKGVQIENPEGVQVDRNVDPLRISGEGVVIHTGCKIFGRSTLILQGTELGKEGPVTIENCQLGPNVQLKSGYFKDAVFLEKAGAGYGSRIREGTILEEEASVSHAVDLKQTILFPFVTLGSLINFCDCLMAGGTSRRDHSEVGSSFIHFNFTPNQDKATPSLIGDVSRGVMLNQRSIFLGGQGGIVGPCRLEFGTVSAAGTICRKDQLKPDRLIYERGGPGGNIPHYPGMYRSVKRIVHNNLIYIANLMALMQWYRHVRCRFVSNAFPEALLNGLKEKLQMNIDERINRLEVFSRKMPDSLRIYQETLKEDASSMLILQKKEIHDNWTDLKEALNTLLDYAGDERLRDRFLERITSGIQSADKDYLAVIKGLNPQESEIGTHWLQGIVDHVVGRALKIIPSFGGTKQI; translated from the coding sequence ATGAAATCTGAAAACCGGATGCTTGTTGAAACGCTGATCCGGAAAGGCGTTCAAATTGAGAACCCGGAGGGCGTTCAGGTTGACCGGAATGTGGACCCTTTGCGTATATCCGGCGAAGGTGTTGTTATTCATACCGGATGCAAAATATTTGGCCGTTCAACGTTGATACTTCAGGGAACTGAACTCGGCAAAGAAGGGCCGGTCACGATCGAAAACTGTCAGCTCGGGCCTAATGTACAGCTGAAATCAGGCTATTTCAAAGATGCCGTGTTTTTGGAAAAGGCCGGCGCAGGGTATGGTTCGCGTATCAGAGAGGGGACCATCCTGGAGGAAGAGGCCTCGGTATCCCATGCGGTTGATTTAAAACAGACCATTTTATTCCCCTTTGTTACCCTGGGAAGTCTGATCAATTTCTGCGACTGTCTGATGGCCGGCGGCACCAGTCGCCGGGACCATAGTGAAGTGGGTAGTTCATTTATTCATTTTAATTTTACCCCGAATCAGGACAAAGCCACACCTTCATTAATCGGCGATGTGTCCCGGGGGGTCATGCTGAATCAGCGGTCTATTTTTTTGGGAGGGCAGGGCGGTATAGTGGGTCCCTGCCGACTTGAATTCGGAACCGTTTCGGCAGCCGGGACCATTTGCCGCAAGGACCAGCTCAAGCCTGATCGATTAATCTATGAGCGGGGAGGACCGGGGGGAAACATCCCCCATTATCCCGGCATGTACCGCAGCGTTAAGCGGATTGTTCACAACAATTTGATTTATATAGCCAATTTGATGGCATTGATGCAGTGGTATCGACATGTTCGCTGCCGGTTTGTTTCAAATGCGTTTCCGGAAGCCCTGTTAAACGGGTTAAAGGAAAAGTTGCAGATGAATATTGACGAGCGTATCAACCGTCTGGAAGTGTTCAGCCGGAAAATGCCGGATTCACTAAGGATCTATCAGGAAACGCTCAAAGAAGATGCCTCTTCTATGTTGATTCTACAAAAAAAGGAAATTCATGATAACTGGACAGACCTGAAAGAGGCACTGAATACCTTGCTGGACTATGCCGGGGATGAAAGGCTTCGGGACCGGTTTCTTGAACGCATCACTTCCGGGATTCAATCGGCCGATAAAGACTATCTCGCTGTTATCAAGGGTTTAAAC